The Candidatus Hydrogenedentota bacterium genome contains the following window.
CCAGCCGTACCCGATCAACACGAGAAGGGTGAGAACTGGAATTCCCAGCATAATTCCGATCTTAGTCCTGATCCGCATTGCCCAACCCTTTGCTCTTGCAATTGAGAGCCGGCTCCGGGGCACGAACCCGGAGCCGACTCGGACTCGCCTCAGAACTTTATGCCAAACATCGTTTCGATATAGTCGGCGTCATCATCGTCGCTGCCCTGGAAGAATCCCAGACCATAGCGATCCGTGAAATTCCCGTCGGAAATGGCATCCCCGGTGAACAGGTGCTCCCATCGAAAGCGGATCCAGAAATCCTCGGTCATGTAGTAACGGCCCCAGATGGAGGTCTGCAGCCCGAGATCGTCATCGGACTCTCTGGTCCAGAAGCTGAGAAAGGGCAGCCCCAGCGCGGGGCGGTCAAAAGTCTCATCCACCCAGAACTGTTCCAGTTCAAAGGCCAACTCGGTCTTCTCCGTGGGAGCCAGCTCAAGCCCGAGGCGTATGGCCTGGAAGTTTGTAAGAGTCTGGCCACTGTCCAGAATGAAGGAGTACTTGCCCGAAGTGTGGGCAAAAAGGCGATTGAAGGAAACGCTGGCCTCGGGCTGGTAAAGCGGGTTTAAGAACTCGAGTACCGAGATATCCCGGTTGTCTTCTCCCTCGTACCACGCGCCGCCAAGATAGACGCGGGGCGAAAAGCGCGTGTCGAAGGTATAGCCCATTTCGAGATCGGTGCCAAAGGTTCCGAACTCGGCGTCGTCGTCGCCATAGGTGCCGCCCACGGGCTTAAATCCGAAGCCCTGCTGGCCGGCATCGCCGAACTGGTAGGCCAGCTCCCAATCGAAGTCGAAGGCCCCCCAGCCGCCGAAAAGCCGCGTGCCGATGGTATGGAGCTCCGTCGCGCCGTAGTCGTCCAGACCGCGCAGGTCCTCAAACCATTCGCCGGCCGGGCTGAAGGTCGTGTCGTTCAGCGGGCTCGCATCCCGCAGAAACATCCAGTACAGGGACGCGCTAACGGACTCGTAACCCTCGTAGGTGCCATAGACGCCGTAGAAATCGACATCGTCGTCACT
Protein-coding sequences here:
- a CDS encoding alginate export family protein, whose product is MFKWLALFVLIGAGASASAELQSVEVGGELKIRIRGNLNYQNTAGEPARVLIPNSQVWRRPIGPLGLGSRFRFDDDGEDRYYGEMQTRLHVTSRFTDDVLTLIEFESYDVWGEDFRSNYVTGVDAIGAGSDVKLLQSYVEVDHAFGTPLRVRLGRQIMNFGKGWLVAEYHSTLTAQSFDGIRVTYDENDFTVDAWWSKLAESFSSDDDVDFYGVYGTYEGYESVSASLYWMFLRDASPLNDTTFSPAGEWFEDLRGLDDYGATELHTIGTRLFGGWGAFDFDWELAYQFGDAGQQGFGFKPVGGTYGDDDAEFGTFGTDLEMGYTFDTRFSPRVYLGGAWYEGEDNRDISVLEFLNPLYQPEASVSFNRLFAHTSGKYSFILDSGQTLTNFQAIRLGLELAPTEKTELAFELEQFWVDETFDRPALGLPFLSFWTRESDDDLGLQTSIWGRYYMTEDFWIRFRWEHLFTGDAISDGNFTDRYGLGFFQGSDDDDADYIETMFGIKF